A region of Pseudomonas sp. Marseille-Q3773 DNA encodes the following proteins:
- a CDS encoding DUF2790 domain-containing protein — protein MKPLLILALVGMSSFAFADEAKPVSSEPVAQQYDYSMNLDIKRVINLSTIPNVCEVVPATMTYEDHQGQVHTIQYRAMGEGCQQG, from the coding sequence ATGAAACCATTACTGATTCTTGCGCTGGTCGGTATGTCCTCGTTCGCCTTCGCCGACGAGGCCAAACCCGTCAGCAGCGAGCCCGTGGCCCAGCAGTACGACTACTCCATGAACCTGGATATCAAGCGGGTGATCAACCTCTCGACCATCCCCAACGTGTGCGAAGTGGTCCCGGCCACCATGACCTACGAGGACCACCAGGGGCAGGTGCATACCATCCAGTACCGCGCCATGGGTGAAGGTTGCCAGCAGGGTTGA
- the def gene encoding peptide deformylase — protein sequence MIRDILKMGDERLLRIAPPVPQHLFGSAELQRLIDDMFETMHHVGGVGLAAPQVGIDLQLVIFGFERSERYPDAEPVPQTILLNPVITPTSTELEDGWEGCLSVPGLRGVVPRFKHICYTGLDPQGKPIERFAEGFHARVVQHECDHLIGRLYPSRIQDFSRFGYTEVLFPGLDASDD from the coding sequence ATGATCCGCGACATTCTCAAGATGGGCGACGAACGCCTGCTGCGCATCGCCCCGCCAGTACCGCAACACCTGTTCGGCAGCGCCGAGCTACAACGGTTGATCGACGACATGTTCGAAACCATGCATCACGTGGGCGGCGTGGGCCTGGCGGCGCCGCAGGTCGGCATCGACCTGCAACTGGTGATCTTTGGCTTCGAGCGCAGCGAGCGTTACCCGGATGCCGAACCGGTGCCGCAGACCATCCTGCTCAACCCGGTGATCACGCCAACCTCCACCGAGCTGGAGGACGGTTGGGAAGGCTGCCTGTCGGTACCTGGCCTGCGCGGCGTGGTGCCGCGCTTCAAGCATATCTGCTACACCGGCCTCGACCCCCAGGGCAAGCCGATCGAGCGCTTCGCCGAAGGCTTCCATGCCCGGGTGGTGCAACACGAGTGTGATCACCTGATCGGCCGGCTGTACCCGTCACGCATCCAGGACTTCTCCCGGTTCGGCTACACCGAGGTGCTGTTCCCGGGGCTGGACGCCAGCGACGACTGA
- a CDS encoding CsbD family protein, translating into MSGTKDKAKGLANEAIGNVKQGVGKATDNDRLRAEGEAQELKGEGQQIKGNVKDAVKKP; encoded by the coding sequence ATGAGCGGAACCAAAGACAAAGCAAAGGGGTTGGCCAACGAAGCCATCGGTAACGTCAAGCAGGGGGTTGGCAAAGCCACCGACAATGACCGGCTGCGGGCTGAGGGCGAGGCGCAGGAACTGAAAGGCGAGGGGCAACAGATCAAGGGCAATGTGAAGGATGCAGTGAAAAAGCCTTGA
- a CDS encoding alpha/beta hydrolase, producing the protein MPHDAFWLPASEHCSLYVHQWLPASPVKAVVLLAHGMAEHAGRYQPLGQALSEAGFALFAADQRGHGRTAELGSLGLFARHHGWNAVVNDLGLLAQHIGQQYPCTPLFLFGHSMGSYIAQAYLLHHSGSLHGAILSGSNYQPAMLYRVARLIARLEAWRQGPLGKSALIEWLSFGSFNKAFKPNRTAFDWLSRDPAQVDLYVNDPLCGFRCSNQLWLDLLQGLAQISQPGNLAQIDPNLPLLVIGGECDPVSAGKRLTHLADALRATGNRHVQLRVYPEARHEVLNELNRDEVTGDILAWLEQALALGRPARSE; encoded by the coding sequence ATGCCTCACGACGCCTTCTGGCTGCCTGCCAGCGAGCACTGCAGCCTGTACGTGCACCAATGGCTGCCGGCCTCGCCGGTCAAGGCCGTGGTGCTGCTGGCCCACGGCATGGCCGAGCATGCCGGGCGCTACCAGCCTCTGGGCCAGGCTTTGAGCGAGGCGGGCTTTGCCTTGTTCGCCGCCGACCAGCGCGGCCACGGGCGCACCGCCGAACTGGGCAGCCTCGGCCTGTTCGCCCGCCATCATGGCTGGAATGCCGTGGTCAACGACCTTGGGCTGCTGGCCCAGCACATCGGCCAGCAGTACCCGTGCACACCGCTGTTCCTGTTCGGCCACAGCATGGGCAGCTACATCGCCCAGGCCTACCTGCTGCACCACAGCGGCAGCCTGCATGGGGCGATCCTCAGTGGCTCCAATTACCAACCGGCGATGCTGTACCGTGTGGCGCGGCTGATTGCCCGGCTGGAAGCCTGGCGCCAGGGGCCGCTGGGCAAGAGCGCGCTGATCGAATGGTTGTCGTTCGGCTCGTTCAACAAGGCCTTCAAGCCCAACCGCACGGCATTCGACTGGCTCAGCCGCGACCCGGCGCAGGTCGACCTGTACGTCAACGACCCGTTGTGCGGCTTCCGCTGCAGCAACCAGTTGTGGCTCGACTTGCTGCAAGGCTTGGCGCAGATCAGCCAGCCGGGTAACCTCGCGCAGATCGATCCGAACCTGCCGCTGCTGGTGATCGGCGGTGAATGTGATCCGGTCAGTGCCGGCAAGCGTCTCACCCACCTGGCCGACGCCCTGCGCGCGACCGGCAATCGACATGTACAGCTGCGCGTCTACCCCGAGGCGCGGCATGAAGTGCTCAACGAACTCAATCGAGACGAGGTCACTGGCGATATTCTCGCCTGGCTCGAACAGGCGCTGGCCCTTGGCCGGCCTGCCCGCAGCGAATGA
- a CDS encoding YihY/virulence factor BrkB family protein: MIFPDLRGLPLHRVLVRTVKEFLDDEMSTYASALAYQALFSLFPFLLFLIALIGFLHLPDFFSWLRLQSELVLPPQALEQVNPVIDQLQQSKGGLLSVGIVIALWTASAGVRLMMSAMNAAYDVPEGRPAWKRIPLSVFYTVGLAGMLLVAAALMVLGPQVMEWIAAQVGMQEFIVTLWTVLRWPVIVILLMVAVAVIYYVMPDVKQEFRFITPGSVLAVVVWIVASLGFAYYVKTFADYNAMYGSIGAIIVLLLYFYISAAVLLLGAEMNAVIEHMSSEGKNPGEKEAAEHKPHATISVLGHHHPIPSDQQPSEPNPR, encoded by the coding sequence ATGATTTTCCCCGACCTGCGCGGCCTGCCCTTGCACCGCGTGCTGGTACGTACCGTCAAGGAGTTCCTTGACGACGAGATGTCCACCTACGCTTCGGCACTGGCTTACCAGGCGCTGTTTTCGCTGTTCCCCTTCCTGCTGTTCCTGATAGCGCTGATCGGCTTCCTGCACCTGCCGGACTTCTTCTCCTGGCTGCGCCTGCAGTCGGAACTGGTGCTGCCACCCCAGGCACTCGAGCAGGTCAACCCGGTAATCGACCAGTTGCAACAGTCCAAGGGCGGGTTGTTGTCGGTAGGTATCGTGATTGCCCTGTGGACCGCCTCGGCCGGTGTGCGGCTGATGATGAGCGCGATGAACGCCGCCTACGACGTGCCGGAGGGGCGCCCGGCGTGGAAGCGCATACCGCTGTCGGTTTTCTACACGGTAGGCTTGGCCGGCATGCTGCTGGTGGCTGCGGCGCTGATGGTGCTGGGCCCGCAGGTCATGGAATGGATCGCCGCGCAGGTTGGCATGCAGGAGTTCATCGTTACCTTGTGGACCGTGCTGCGCTGGCCGGTGATCGTCATTCTGCTGATGGTCGCAGTGGCGGTGATCTACTACGTGATGCCGGATGTTAAACAGGAATTTCGTTTCATCACGCCGGGCTCGGTATTGGCCGTGGTGGTCTGGATCGTGGCGTCGCTGGGCTTTGCCTATTACGTGAAGACCTTTGCCGACTACAACGCCATGTACGGCAGCATTGGTGCAATCATCGTGCTGTTGCTGTACTTCTATATTTCCGCTGCCGTGTTGCTGCTGGGCGCGGAAATGAACGCCGTGATCGAGCATATGTCCAGCGAGGGCAAGAACCCCGGCGAAAAGGAAGCTGCCGAGCACAAACCCCACGCTACCATCAGCGTGCTCGGCCATCACCACCCGATACCGAGCGACCAGCAACCTTCCGAGCCGAACCCCCGATGA
- a CDS encoding S1-like domain-containing RNA-binding protein — MALLGRYNSLQIVKHVDFGLYLDGGADGEILLPARYIPKNAETEVDDWLNVFIYLDSEDQLIATTEKPKVQVGEFASLKVKDINGAGIFLDWGLPKDLLMPYSEEARPLKIGDYCVVHVYLDKRTRRITATSRLDRYLDRTPADYQVGQPVELVVAGETPMGFKAIINNRHWGLIHKNEVFKFLRSGMHEKGFIKEVRHDGKIALSLQPVGTALADSLQEQIMARLEAEGGVLGVCDKSDPALISKLFNVSKGNFKKAIGGLFKQGRIVIHDDRIEKA, encoded by the coding sequence ATGGCTCTGCTTGGGCGTTACAACAGTTTGCAAATCGTGAAACACGTGGACTTCGGCCTGTACCTGGATGGCGGTGCCGACGGCGAGATCCTGCTGCCCGCGCGCTACATCCCGAAAAACGCCGAAACCGAAGTCGATGACTGGCTGAACGTGTTCATCTACCTGGACAGCGAAGACCAGCTGATCGCCACCACCGAAAAGCCCAAGGTGCAGGTCGGCGAATTCGCCAGCCTCAAGGTGAAGGACATCAACGGCGCCGGCATCTTCCTCGACTGGGGCCTGCCCAAGGACCTGCTGATGCCGTACTCGGAAGAGGCGCGGCCGTTGAAGATCGGCGATTACTGCGTGGTGCACGTGTACCTCGACAAGCGCACCCGCCGCATCACCGCCACCTCGCGCCTGGACCGCTACCTCGACCGCACCCCGGCAGACTACCAGGTCGGCCAGCCGGTCGAGCTGGTGGTGGCCGGCGAAACGCCGATGGGCTTCAAGGCCATCATCAACAACCGCCACTGGGGCCTGATCCACAAGAACGAGGTGTTCAAGTTCCTGCGTTCCGGCATGCACGAAAAGGGCTTCATCAAGGAAGTGCGCCACGACGGCAAGATCGCCCTCAGCCTGCAACCGGTGGGCACGGCCCTGGCCGACAGCCTGCAAGAGCAGATCATGGCCCGCCTGGAGGCTGAAGGCGGGGTGCTGGGGGTATGTGACAAGAGCGACCCGGCGCTGATCAGCAAGCTGTTCAATGTCAGCAAGGGCAACTTCAAGAAGGCTATTGGCGGCCTGTTCAAGCAGGGCCGTATCGTCATCCATGACGATCGGATCGAGAAGGCCTGA
- a CDS encoding SRPBCC family protein — translation MSLALPAQAQHELSISRLIDAPPAKVFRAWTEPEWLMQWWGPHGMTTPQCEMQLWPGGLFRTLMRAPDGSEYPNQGVFLEIAAPRRLVFTDAFGPGWVPSNRAFMTAVISFDEEQGKTRYTARAWHWSAIDCRAHEEMGFHQGWGESLDRLVELVTQRMPD, via the coding sequence ATGAGCCTTGCACTGCCTGCGCAAGCACAACACGAGTTGTCCATCAGCCGCCTGATCGACGCGCCACCGGCCAAGGTGTTCCGCGCCTGGACCGAACCCGAGTGGCTGATGCAGTGGTGGGGCCCGCACGGCATGACCACCCCGCAGTGCGAAATGCAGTTGTGGCCCGGCGGCCTGTTCCGCACCCTGATGCGTGCACCGGACGGCAGCGAGTACCCAAACCAAGGTGTGTTCCTGGAAATTGCCGCGCCGCGCCGGCTGGTGTTCACCGATGCCTTCGGCCCGGGCTGGGTGCCCTCGAACAGAGCCTTTATGACCGCCGTGATCAGTTTCGACGAGGAGCAGGGCAAGACCCGCTACACCGCCCGGGCCTGGCACTGGAGCGCCATCGACTGTCGAGCCCATGAGGAGATGGGCTTCCACCAGGGCTGGGGAGAAAGCCTGGATCGGCTGGTGGAGCTGGTGACCCAGCGGATGCCTGACTGA
- the fadD2 gene encoding long-chain-fatty-acid--CoA ligase FadD2, which translates to MQAEFWNDKRPAGVPSTIDINAYASVIEVFERSCKRFADRPAFSNLGVTLSYADLERHSAAFAAWLQQHTDLKPGDRIAVQLPNVLQYPIAVFGALRAGLIVVNTNPLYTEREMRHQFKDSGARALVYLNMFGRRVQEVLPDTGIEYLIEAKMGDLLPAAKGWLVNTVVDKLKKMVPAYRLPQAVSFKQVLRQGRELSAKPVPLSLGDIAVLQYTGGTTGLAKGAMLTHGNLVANMLQVLACFSQHGPDGQKLIKEGQEVMIAPLPLYHIYAFTANCMCMMVTGNHNVLITNPRDIPGFIKELGKWRFTALLGLNTLFVALMNHPGFRQLDFSALKVTNSGGTALVKATAERWESLTGCRIVEGYGLTETSPVASTNPYGQLARLGTVGIPVVGTAFKVIDDDGNELPLGERGELCIKGPQVMKGYWQQPEATAQALDADGWFRTGDIAVIDPDGFTRIVDRKKDMIIVSGFNVYPNEIEDVVMGHPKVANCAAIGVPDEHSGEAVKLFVVPREGGLSVDELKAYCKANFTGYKVPKHIVLRDSLPMTPVGKILRRELRDIA; encoded by the coding sequence ATGCAAGCCGAATTCTGGAACGACAAGCGCCCGGCGGGCGTGCCTTCCACCATTGACATCAATGCCTACGCCTCGGTCATCGAGGTGTTCGAGCGCTCCTGCAAGCGCTTTGCCGACCGTCCGGCCTTCAGCAACCTGGGCGTGACCCTGAGCTACGCGGACCTGGAGCGCCATTCGGCGGCCTTCGCTGCCTGGTTGCAGCAGCATACCGACCTCAAGCCGGGTGACCGCATCGCGGTGCAGCTGCCCAACGTGTTGCAGTACCCCATCGCGGTGTTCGGCGCCCTGCGTGCGGGGCTGATCGTGGTCAACACCAACCCGCTGTACACCGAACGCGAGATGCGTCACCAGTTCAAGGACAGCGGCGCGCGCGCGCTGGTGTACCTGAACATGTTCGGCAGGCGCGTGCAGGAAGTGCTGCCCGATACCGGCATCGAGTACCTGATCGAGGCGAAGATGGGCGACCTGCTGCCCGCTGCCAAGGGCTGGTTGGTCAACACCGTGGTCGACAAGCTGAAGAAAATGGTCCCGGCCTACCGGCTGCCGCAGGCGGTGTCGTTCAAACAGGTGTTGCGCCAGGGCCGCGAGCTGTCAGCCAAGCCGGTGCCGCTGAGCCTGGGCGACATTGCCGTGCTGCAATACACCGGCGGCACCACAGGGTTGGCCAAGGGCGCCATGCTCACTCACGGCAACCTGGTGGCCAACATGCTGCAGGTGCTGGCCTGTTTCTCGCAGCACGGGCCGGACGGGCAGAAGCTGATCAAGGAAGGCCAGGAAGTGATGATCGCACCGCTGCCGCTGTACCACATCTATGCCTTTACCGCGAACTGCATGTGCATGATGGTGACCGGCAACCACAACGTGTTGATCACCAACCCGCGGGATATTCCCGGCTTCATCAAGGAACTGGGCAAGTGGCGGTTCACGGCCTTGCTGGGCCTGAACACCCTGTTCGTCGCGCTGATGAACCACCCGGGCTTCCGCCAGCTCGACTTCTCGGCGCTGAAAGTCACCAACTCGGGCGGCACCGCGCTGGTCAAGGCCACTGCCGAGCGCTGGGAAAGCCTGACCGGCTGCCGCATCGTCGAAGGCTACGGCCTGACCGAAACCTCGCCGGTGGCCAGCACCAACCCCTATGGCCAGCTGGCGCGCCTGGGCACGGTGGGCATCCCGGTGGTGGGCACCGCCTTCAAGGTGATCGACGATGACGGCAACGAGCTGCCGCTGGGCGAGCGGGGCGAGCTTTGCATCAAGGGCCCACAGGTGATGAAGGGCTATTGGCAGCAGCCCGAGGCCACGGCGCAGGCCCTGGATGCAGACGGCTGGTTCAGGACCGGCGATATTGCGGTGATCGACCCCGACGGCTTCACCCGCATCGTCGATCGCAAGAAGGACATGATCATCGTCTCCGGGTTCAACGTGTACCCCAACGAGATCGAGGACGTGGTCATGGGCCACCCCAAGGTGGCCAATTGCGCAGCCATCGGCGTGCCGGACGAGCATTCCGGCGAGGCGGTGAAGCTGTTCGTGGTGCCGCGCGAGGGCGGGTTGAGCGTGGATGAGCTGAAGGCTTACTGCAAGGCCAACTTCACAGGCTACAAGGTGCCCAAGCACATCGTGTTGCGCGACTCGTTGCCGATGACGCCGGTGGGCAAGATCCTGCGGCGGGAGCTGCGTGATATAGCTTGA
- a CDS encoding GNAT family N-acetyltransferase, with the protein MRAAGEGQLWVARAPGIIAGLSLSAVGDGCWLTGLFVDPQRRSQGVAGRLVEAALARADGPTWLFCHPDLAVFYQRLGFDTAGYLPEALAGRLQRYQRSKRLVALQRGQSSLASSPGNSTSV; encoded by the coding sequence ATGCGTGCGGCGGGCGAAGGGCAACTGTGGGTGGCGCGGGCGCCGGGCATCATCGCCGGCTTGAGCCTGAGCGCGGTGGGCGACGGTTGCTGGCTGACCGGGTTGTTCGTCGACCCGCAGCGGCGCAGCCAGGGGGTAGCCGGGCGCTTGGTCGAGGCAGCACTGGCGCGGGCTGACGGGCCGACCTGGCTATTCTGTCACCCGGACCTTGCCGTCTTCTATCAGCGGCTGGGGTTCGATACGGCCGGGTACTTGCCGGAGGCCCTGGCTGGCCGCCTGCAGCGCTACCAGCGCAGCAAACGCCTGGTAGCGCTGCAGCGGGGTCAGTCGTCGCTGGCGTCCAGCCCCGGGAACAGCACCTCGGTGTAG
- a CDS encoding RNA polymerase sigma factor yields MQALAQVRAEVEAVYRHESRRILATLIRLLGDFDLAEEAMHDAFFIAVERWQRDGIPANPRAWLVSTGRFKAIDALRRRARFDRSQADLSLLLEGQAQDPSEEELLADDRLRLIFTCCHPALSADAQVPLTLREVCDLTTEQIARAFLQSPATIAQRIVRAKAKIRDAGIPYQVPELNELPERLGSVLRVIYLVFNEGYSASSGEALLQQDLTDEAIRLARLLVQLLPDPEAVGLLALMLLQASRQRARIDGQGNLVVLEQQDRSLWDRQRIAEGCELVRQALQSRGFGAYTVQAAIAAVHAEADTAEATDWAEIVGLYDVLQRHWPSPVVALNRAVALAKRDGPEAGLREIEGILARGELLDYHLAHAARAELHYQLGHVAQARAAWRQALTLTRQEPERRHIERRLQAIE; encoded by the coding sequence ATGCAGGCGCTGGCCCAGGTGCGCGCTGAGGTCGAGGCGGTCTACCGGCACGAGTCGCGGCGCATCCTGGCGACGCTGATCCGCCTGCTGGGGGATTTCGACCTGGCCGAGGAGGCCATGCACGATGCCTTTTTCATCGCGGTCGAGCGCTGGCAGCGCGACGGCATACCGGCCAACCCGCGGGCTTGGCTGGTCTCCACCGGGCGTTTCAAGGCCATCGATGCGCTGCGCCGGCGTGCCCGTTTCGACCGTTCCCAGGCAGACCTGAGCCTGTTGCTCGAAGGCCAGGCGCAGGACCCCAGCGAAGAAGAACTACTGGCGGACGACCGCCTGCGGCTGATCTTTACCTGCTGCCACCCGGCGTTGTCGGCCGATGCCCAGGTGCCGCTGACGTTGCGCGAAGTCTGCGACCTGACCACCGAGCAGATCGCCCGCGCCTTTTTGCAAAGCCCGGCGACCATTGCCCAGCGCATCGTGCGTGCCAAGGCCAAGATCCGCGATGCCGGCATCCCTTACCAGGTGCCGGAGCTGAACGAGCTGCCCGAGCGCCTGGGCAGCGTGCTGCGGGTGATCTACCTGGTGTTCAACGAAGGTTATTCGGCGTCGTCGGGCGAGGCACTGTTGCAGCAGGACCTGACTGACGAGGCCATACGCCTGGCGCGGCTGCTGGTGCAGCTGTTGCCCGACCCGGAGGCGGTCGGCCTGTTGGCGCTGATGCTGCTGCAGGCGTCCCGGCAGCGAGCACGTATCGATGGCCAGGGCAATCTGGTGGTGCTGGAGCAGCAGGACCGCAGCCTGTGGGACCGGCAACGCATCGCCGAAGGCTGCGAACTGGTGCGCCAGGCCCTGCAAAGCCGGGGGTTCGGCGCCTATACCGTACAGGCGGCGATTGCGGCGGTGCATGCCGAAGCGGACACGGCCGAGGCCACCGACTGGGCCGAGATTGTCGGGCTGTATGACGTGCTGCAGCGGCACTGGCCGTCGCCTGTGGTGGCGCTGAACCGGGCGGTGGCGCTGGCGAAGCGGGACGGGCCGGAGGCAGGCCTGCGGGAAATCGAAGGGATTCTGGCGCGGGGGGAACTGCTGGATTACCACCTGGCGCATGCGGCGCGGGCCGAGCTGCATTACCAGCTGGGGCATGTGGCGCAAGCGCGTGCGGCCTGGCGGCAAGCGCTGACGCTGACCCGGCAGGAGCCGGAGCGCAGGCACATCGAACGGCGCTTGCAGGCGATCGAATGA
- a CDS encoding nuclear transport factor 2 family protein translates to MSTAAETEIRQLIERWMQAVRDRDIPNIIAPYADDIVAFDAIQALQFKGKANYQAHWEMCMGLCTGPMVFELAELAVHAAGDLALAHWLNRCGPADNDSQCGFMRATVGYRRQGGQWQVIHEHWSAPFDMQTQKALFDLKP, encoded by the coding sequence ATGAGCACCGCAGCCGAAACTGAGATTCGCCAACTGATCGAGCGCTGGATGCAGGCCGTGCGCGACCGCGACATCCCCAACATCATCGCCCCCTATGCCGACGACATCGTTGCCTTCGATGCCATCCAGGCGCTGCAATTCAAAGGCAAGGCCAACTACCAGGCGCACTGGGAAATGTGCATGGGCTTGTGTACCGGCCCCATGGTCTTCGAACTCGCAGAACTTGCCGTGCACGCTGCTGGCGACCTGGCCCTGGCCCACTGGCTGAACCGCTGTGGCCCGGCGGACAACGACAGCCAGTGCGGCTTCATGCGCGCCACCGTGGGCTATCGTCGTCAAGGCGGCCAGTGGCAGGTCATCCACGAACACTGGTCGGCACCGTTCGACATGCAGACCCAGAAAGCGCTGTTCGATCTCAAACCCTGA
- a CDS encoding YciI family protein: protein MKYLCLVYCDEGLLHSLPDSPEDAECLAYAESIQGSGRMLAAEALKSVQTATTVRMRNGQMSLTDGPFAETKEQLAGFYLVEARDLNEALNIARGIPAARVGSVEVRPVRELQP from the coding sequence ATGAAATACCTGTGCCTGGTCTATTGTGACGAGGGGCTGCTGCACAGCCTGCCCGACAGCCCGGAAGACGCCGAATGCCTGGCGTACGCCGAATCCATCCAGGGCTCCGGGCGAATGCTGGCGGCCGAGGCGCTGAAGTCGGTGCAGACTGCCACCACGGTACGCATGCGCAACGGCCAGATGAGCCTGACCGATGGCCCGTTTGCCGAGACCAAGGAGCAACTGGCCGGCTTCTACCTGGTGGAAGCCCGCGACCTGAACGAGGCCCTGAACATCGCCAGGGGCATTCCCGCCGCCCGGGTCGGCAGTGTCGAGGTGCGGCCAGTGCGTGAACTGCAACCCTGA
- a CDS encoding MaoC family dehydratase translates to MTQVTNTPYEALEVGQKAEYKKSVAERDIQLFAAMSGDHNPVHLDAEFAAKSMFRERIAHGMFSGALISAAVACTLPGPGTIYLGQKMSFQKPVKIGDSLTVRLEILEKLPKFKVRIATNVYNQNDELVVEGEAEILAPRKQQTVELVSPPNFVAAEA, encoded by the coding sequence ATGACCCAGGTCACCAACACGCCCTACGAAGCCCTCGAAGTCGGCCAGAAGGCCGAATACAAGAAGTCCGTTGCAGAACGTGATATCCAGCTGTTCGCCGCGATGTCCGGTGACCACAACCCGGTGCACCTGGATGCTGAATTCGCCGCCAAGAGCATGTTCCGCGAGCGCATTGCCCACGGCATGTTCAGTGGCGCGCTGATCAGCGCCGCCGTGGCCTGCACCCTGCCTGGCCCTGGCACCATCTACCTGGGCCAGAAAATGAGCTTCCAGAAGCCGGTGAAGATTGGTGACAGCCTGACCGTGCGCCTGGAAATTCTCGAGAAACTGCCCAAGTTCAAGGTGCGCATCGCCACCAATGTGTACAACCAGAACGATGAGCTGGTGGTCGAAGGTGAAGCCGAGATCCTGGCGCCGCGCAAACAGCAGACCGTGGAGCTGGTGTCGCCGCCGAATTTCGTGGCAGCTGAAGCCTGA
- a CDS encoding LysE family translocator, whose product MPFSNGFLLSLSLCLDIGIANIAMITLAMQRGFLQGFWLGLGTCVGDLLYAIAALAGMTVLLQFESVRWALWLGGSVLLVWFALKMLLAAWRGGRMETRAEVVVESGWREFLRGIFLAMSSPSAILWFAAVGGVLISRSGGGSLLDAGLFLGGFFAAGLVWCIGLCGIASHGGRLLGDRLLTWSYLLSAAIFCYFAVYVIVSGYREFV is encoded by the coding sequence ATGCCTTTCTCCAATGGTTTTCTCCTCAGTCTTTCCCTGTGCCTGGATATCGGCATCGCCAATATCGCCATGATTACCCTGGCCATGCAGCGTGGTTTCCTCCAGGGTTTCTGGCTGGGCCTCGGCACCTGCGTCGGCGACCTGCTGTATGCCATTGCCGCACTGGCCGGAATGACCGTGCTGCTGCAGTTCGAAAGCGTGCGCTGGGCGCTGTGGCTGGGTGGTTCGGTGCTGCTGGTGTGGTTCGCGCTGAAAATGCTGCTGGCCGCATGGCGCGGCGGGCGCATGGAAACACGGGCCGAGGTGGTGGTGGAGTCGGGGTGGCGCGAATTCCTGCGCGGGATCTTCCTGGCCATGTCGTCGCCCAGCGCCATCCTGTGGTTCGCCGCGGTGGGGGGCGTGCTGATCTCCCGTTCCGGCGGCGGCAGCCTGCTGGATGCCGGGCTGTTTCTCGGCGGTTTCTTCGCGGCCGGGCTGGTGTGGTGCATCGGCTTGTGTGGCATTGCCAGCCATGGCGGGCGCTTGCTGGGTGACCGCCTGTTGACCTGGTCGTATCTGCTGTCGGCGGCGATTTTCTGCTATTTCGCGGTGTATGTGATTGTGTCGGGGTATCGGGAATTCGTTTAG
- a CDS encoding type II toxin-antitoxin system HicB family antitoxin, which yields MSCMRYKGYAARIEYDERDDIFVGRVLGLRDIISFHARSVPELHEAFHDALEDYLADCAEQGITPEKPASGKIMLRIRPEVHAAASIAARAAGKSLNQWADEVFEQAAMA from the coding sequence ATGAGTTGCATGCGCTATAAAGGCTACGCTGCCCGTATCGAGTATGACGAGCGTGACGACATCTTCGTCGGCCGTGTGCTTGGTCTGCGTGACATCATCAGTTTTCACGCGAGGTCGGTGCCGGAGCTGCATGAGGCTTTCCACGATGCGTTGGAGGATTACCTGGCCGATTGTGCAGAGCAGGGCATAACGCCGGAAAAACCTGCCTCTGGCAAGATCATGCTGCGCATTCGCCCCGAAGTGCATGCCGCGGCGAGTATCGCCGCACGCGCTGCCGGCAAAAGCTTGAACCAGTGGGCGGACGAAGTCTTCGAGCAAGCCGCCATGGCCTGA